The following proteins are encoded in a genomic region of Rhodococcus rhodochrous:
- a CDS encoding cytochrome c oxidase assembly protein: protein MMVSWTAGAALVAAALAAVSSSEVLRLLGLPDPGVLTRYGLPAATAIGEVAAVVMIGSLLVAAVLVPPQRSGLLDVDGYRAVRTAGAAAALWAGSALVLIPLSLSDTSGQPLSTVFADPVPFVQSVGQIEASTAWLWTACMAAAVGLGCRLVLQHRWTPLLLVLAVGSLMPRALTGHSAGGGSHDLATNSLILHLVAAGLWAGGLAALVLHAVRGGGHLDVATRRFSALATVAFMVMAASGIINALVRVPLREFLSGPYGLVVLAKVVALGVVGWLGWRQRTVAITALAADPSNRGTFIRLAVIESAVLTATIGLGVALGRTPPPLGERREPSLVDEVLGYGFDGAPTLGRLLTEWRFDLLLGTAAVVLAALYLLGVRRLRAVRQPWPVRRTVSWLLGCLVLLLVTSSGVGRYAPAAFSVHLPASAALAIVVPMCLVLGAPLTLAARAVRSGPSDAVPGARDWMRAIFASTALRWVTHPLVAAVVLVGTFYLLYLGGLYDGGSYPGRMVLDMWLLAVGLVFFWVTVGIDPVPVPQGPLTRVGAVAVALAGYAFFLVALIMADFVIAAEFYTSLQLGWFDDLAANQRLGGNLAWAVGELPLLLATVLALVRWSSIENQRARKRNDQVDREGDRELAAYNAMLNGLHPHSRTSAAADAGASGHDPKRESETG from the coding sequence ATGATGGTCTCTTGGACGGCAGGCGCGGCCCTGGTGGCGGCCGCCCTGGCGGCCGTGTCGAGCAGCGAGGTTCTGCGGTTGCTCGGGCTGCCGGATCCAGGAGTGCTCACGAGATACGGACTCCCGGCCGCCACCGCGATAGGGGAAGTGGCGGCGGTGGTGATGATCGGGTCGTTGCTGGTGGCGGCGGTGCTGGTACCACCACAACGTTCCGGGCTGCTCGATGTCGACGGTTACCGCGCGGTGCGGACTGCGGGCGCGGCTGCAGCGCTATGGGCAGGATCGGCGCTGGTGCTGATTCCTCTGTCGTTGTCGGACACCTCCGGCCAACCACTGAGCACCGTGTTCGCCGATCCGGTTCCGTTCGTGCAGTCGGTGGGGCAAATCGAGGCATCCACCGCCTGGCTGTGGACCGCGTGTATGGCTGCCGCGGTGGGGCTGGGATGCCGCCTCGTTCTGCAGCACCGGTGGACACCGTTGTTGCTGGTCCTGGCGGTAGGGAGCCTGATGCCACGCGCGTTGACGGGACATTCCGCCGGGGGCGGATCGCATGATCTTGCCACCAACAGCCTGATACTTCATCTGGTGGCGGCCGGACTGTGGGCCGGGGGATTGGCAGCGTTGGTGCTGCACGCCGTGCGTGGTGGCGGACACCTCGATGTCGCCACACGCCGGTTCTCCGCGCTGGCGACGGTGGCATTCATGGTAATGGCTGCGTCGGGAATAATTAATGCTCTGGTGCGTGTTCCGCTTCGGGAGTTTCTGTCCGGCCCGTACGGACTTGTGGTCCTGGCCAAGGTCGTCGCACTCGGTGTAGTGGGGTGGCTGGGCTGGCGCCAACGGACGGTGGCGATCACGGCTCTGGCCGCCGACCCGTCGAATCGGGGGACGTTCATACGCTTGGCGGTAATCGAATCGGCGGTCCTGACGGCCACGATTGGACTCGGAGTGGCGTTGGGTCGTACTCCGCCGCCGCTGGGCGAACGCCGCGAACCCAGTCTGGTCGACGAAGTCTTGGGGTACGGGTTCGATGGCGCCCCGACGCTGGGCAGGTTGCTGACGGAGTGGCGGTTCGATCTGTTACTGGGAACCGCAGCGGTCGTGCTGGCAGCGCTCTACTTGCTGGGAGTGCGGAGGCTACGTGCAGTGAGGCAGCCGTGGCCGGTCCGGCGCACCGTGTCCTGGCTTCTCGGCTGTCTAGTGTTGCTTCTGGTGACATCCTCCGGGGTCGGGCGCTACGCCCCGGCGGCGTTCAGCGTGCACCTGCCCGCATCCGCAGCGCTGGCGATCGTGGTGCCCATGTGCTTGGTTCTGGGCGCTCCGCTCACCTTGGCGGCCCGCGCGGTTCGCTCCGGCCCCAGCGATGCAGTTCCAGGAGCCCGCGACTGGATGCGGGCGATTTTCGCCAGCACCGCACTGCGATGGGTGACCCATCCCCTGGTGGCCGCGGTGGTGCTCGTGGGCACCTTCTACCTGTTGTATCTCGGAGGACTGTACGACGGCGGCTCCTACCCGGGACGCATGGTGCTCGATATGTGGTTGCTGGCGGTGGGGTTGGTCTTCTTCTGGGTCACCGTCGGGATCGATCCTGTCCCCGTGCCGCAGGGACCGTTGACGCGCGTGGGAGCAGTGGCGGTCGCGCTGGCCGGCTACGCGTTCTTTCTGGTCGCCCTGATCATGGCGGATTTTGTGATCGCCGCCGAGTTCTATACCTCACTGCAACTGGGTTGGTTCGACGACTTGGCTGCCAATCAGCGACTCGGTGGAAACCTGGCGTGGGCCGTCGGCGAGCTACCGCTGCTACTGGCCACCGTGCTCGCGCTCGTGCGATGGAGTTCGATCGAAAACCAGCGTGCCCGGAAGCGGAACGACCAGGTCGACCGCGAGGGAGATCGCGAACTGGCCGCGTACAACGCGATGCTGAACGGACTGCACCCACACTCTCGTACCTCGGCAGCAGCCGACGCCGGTGCCTCCGGCCACGACCCCAAGCGCGAATCGGAGACCGGGTAA